The genomic segment AAAAGGCTGGATACCCGTGGCGGGGGTCCAGCGGAAGAGCTGGCCCACGCCCATGTCGGGCGTGCAATACCCCACGACGAGGTCGCCATCCCCTGAAATGGCAGTTACTTCATTATTGGTGCAACCGGGCAAGAAGCCGATCGGCGTTGTGCCGATACCGGCTTTCCAGCGAAAGGACTGAATCACATTCCCCGCCGAATCGCTCTTGCCGATGGCCGACCAGCCATTTGACGAAATAGCCGATACTTGAACGCCAAAACCCTGATGGTCGCCGCCCGGGAGGATCGGAATCTGAACGGTTTGGAAATCACTTCGAATGTACGACTGTACTCCCGCACCCAACCATGACTTGACCGCGTAGTTCCCAGTCGTGGCCATGCCGGCAGCCGTTGAGAGTTCACTGAAAGCCGTGCTCATTACGCCGTCCTGCCAGAGCAGGGCTCGTTCCAAGCCGAAGACAAGAGTATTCAGGATCACCGTCGATCCGGTCTCATTCACACCGACCGCACGACTGTATAGCCCGCTCATGGCCGATCCGCCGCCCAATCCGAGGAGTTGTCCATCTTTCCATCGAAACGCCTCGTCACTGCCTGCCGGATTCAACGCGGTGGACGTGCTGTACCCGACCACGGTGCTGCCGTCGGCGGAGACGGCGGTCGCACGGCTCATGAACGCGCCGCCGGGTAGATCGCCCAGAAGCGTGAAGCTGGGCGTCGGTGCGCCGCGCTCGGTGAGGGAGAGCGGGCCGGCAGCGCCCGCGCGAACATGAGTCGTTGCCAGGATCAGGACGATTGAATATGCCCACGACGCCCGCATGACACGCCCTCCTTCATCCGCCGAGCATATCAAGACTGCGTGCAAGAGTCAAGGCGCAAAAAAGCGTCAACCGTAAAGCCAGTCTGTCAGGAATGGCATTGTCCCGAAATTGAGACGTATTTATCGTCCGGGCAGGTGCACGCCCCGCTCCTCCGCCACGTCCTCGGCCCGCTCGTAGCCCGCATCGACGTGTCGAAACACGCCCATCGCCGGGTCGCACGTCAGCACGCGCGCGAGCCGTTCATCCGCCAGCTTCGTGCCGTCGGCCACGGCCACCATGCCCGCATGGATCGAGTAACCGATCCCCACGCCGCCGCCGTGATGCACGCTCACCCAGCTCGCGCCGCAGGCCGTGTTGGCCAGCGCGTTGAGGATCGGCCAGTCGGCGATGGCGTCGCTGCCGTCCTTCATGCCCTCGGTTTCGCGATTGGGGCTGGCGACGCTGCCGCAGTCGAGATGATCGCGGCCGATGACGATGGGGGCTTTCACCTTGCCGGTGCGGACGAGTTCGTTGAAGGCGAGGCCGGCCTTGGCGCGCTCGCCGTAGCCGAGCCAGCAGATGCGCGCGGGCAGGCCCTGGAATGCGATGCGCTCACCGGCGAGCGTGATCCACCGCGCGAGATGTTCGTTGTTCGGGAACAGCTTCAAGATCGTCTCATCCGTCACGGCAATGTCGGCCGGGTCGCCCGACAGGGCGCACCATCGAAACGGCCCGGCGCCCTCGCAGAACAAGGGACGGATGTATTCGGGGACGAAGCCGGGGATGGCGAACGGATCGAATGTCGCATTGCGGATGGCGAACAGCGGATTGAGATCCTCGAAGCGGGCCAGGCCTGTTTCGGCGGCTTCCTTGGCGAAGGCGCGGATGTTGTTGCCATAGTCGAATGTGATCGCGCCGCGGCGTTGCAGTTCGAGCATGCATGCGACGTGCTCCGCCATGGTGCGCATCGACTCGCGGCGATAGCGCTCCGGGTCGCTCTTGCGAAGTGCCAGCGCGGCGTCGTAGGGCAGGCCGTTGGGGACGTAGCCGTTCAGCGGGTCGTGGGCGCTGGTCTGATCGGTGAGGAGGTCGGGCGTGACGCCTCGCCGGACCAGCTCGCGCAGCAGGTCGGCCGCATTGGCGACGACGGCGATCGAAACGGCCTGCCGCGCGGCCTTGACGCGCAGGGCCTCGTCGATTCCCTCGGCGATGCCGCCGGCGACGCGGTCGAGATACCTTGTTTTGAGACGCTTGTCGATTCGCTCGCGGTCCACTTCGGCGCACAGCACCACCGCCCCGTGCATCGTCCCCGCAAGCGGCTGCGCCCCGCCCATGCCGCCCAAGCCGCCGGTCACAATCAACTTTCCGGCCAGCAGACCCTCACCCCGGCCCTCTCCCTGGGAGGGAGAGGGTGTGTTCACAGGCGAGATGCCTGTGCCACAATCCTGCTTCCCGGTGCCACCGAAGTGCTTCCGCGCGCACGCGCCGAAGGTCTCATACGTCCCCTGCAAGATCCCCTGCGTGCCGATGTAGATCCAACTGCCGGCCGTCATCTGGCCGTACATCGTCAGACCCATCGCCTCCAGCTTGCGAAACTCCTCCCACGTCGCCCATTTCGGCACCAGCATGGAGTTGGAAATCAGCACGCGCGGGGCTGCCTCGTGCGTGCGGACGATGCCCACCGCCCGGCCGCTTTGCACCAGCAGCGTCTCGTCGTTCTCAAGCTCGCGCAGCGCCCGAACGATCCTGTCAAAGTCGGGCCAGCTCCGCGCCGCCTTGCCCGTGCCGCCATAGACGATCAGCCGCTCGGGGTCCTCGGCCACTTCCGGGTCGAGGTTGTTGTGCAACATTCGAAGGGCGGCTTCCTGATGCCAGCCCTTGCAGGTGAGCGTATTCCCGCGCGGTGCACGAATTTCGCGCGGTGCGGATTGGGATTGGCCGTCTGGGATCGTCGTGAGCATGTCGATTAGCCCTTGGCGGGTTGGAGATTGTTTGCTGTGAAGGTCTCTCGTTCTGCTGCTGGAAGCTCGTCACGTAGCGTGCGAAAGAGCACGCCGACGAGCCGGTTTCACCCTTCGCACGTCTTCATTTTCGGTCGCGTCGGGTTGAACAGACTGCTCAAAGTTGCTTATTATAGTGCGTAGGGGAAACCAGGGTGGAGCCTTATCTCGCTACAGGCCGCCGCCTGATCAACCGACGATAGTTCCGGGTAATCTCGCATGAAACGATTGGCATTGCTTGGCGGGGGCACGATGGCCCTGATTGTCTGCGTGACGGCAATGGTGTTTGCCGGCGCTGGCGATCCACTCGCGACAAACATCAACAACTTCTATCTGCGCGGCACGCAGCCGGGCGATCTCGCGCCGGGCAACGAGATCATCATCGCTACGGACGAGTGCATCGGCTGCCATCATGATGAAATGGTGGTTCCGATATACCGGCAGTGGTCCGGCAACATCATGGCGCACGCGGCGCGGGACCCGCTGATGTGGGCCTGTCTGGACATCGCCAACGCCGACGCACCGCAGTCGGGCGACCTGTGCATTCGCTGCCACGTTCCCAAGGCCTGGCTCGAGGGGCGCTCGCTGCCGACCGACGGATCGGCCGTGGAGTCGTTTGACCGCGACAGCATCACCTGCAACTTCTGTCACCGACTGGTGGATCCTTACAACATCGGTGGCAATGCGCCATCGATCGATGCGCAGATTCTTGCCGATCTGGGCGGTGACGCGCCGATCATGGCCATGGACCGCGGCACGCCTCCCAGCCCCGGTTTCAACGGCAACGGCGGTTACGTGGTCGATCCCTATGATCGCCGGCGCGGGCCGTTCCCCGTGGCGCACAACGAAGACCCGATCCCGCCGCTGGTGAACTGCGAGCCGTTTCACTTTGCCACGACCTTTGGTAATTGTGATGACGGAATGGGTGGTCCGACGGGATGCGGCACGTTTGAGTCGCCCATGCATCGGCGATCCGACCTGTGCGGAACCTGCCACGACGTGAGCCTGCCGCATTTCTCCTACAACAGAGCAGGCACGGCGCTGGTCTTCAACGGCGAGGGACTTTCCCACCCCACGGGCAACAAGTACGACATGGCGCCCGAGCAGCGCACCTTCAGCGAATGGCTCAAGAGCGATTTCGCCTCCGGCGGCGTGAACATGGGCACGCGCTACGGCTGCAACAATCAGGTTGTCTCCGAGTGTCAGGATTGCCACATGCCCGCGCAGACCGCACAGGGATGCGGGTTCAGTCCCGAGCGCAATGACATCCCCACGCACGATTTCCGCGGCGCGGCCACCTGGGTGCTGGACGCGATCGCCACGCACTACGGGCCGAACGGCCCGCTGCCGGGCTATCCGCCGCCCAGCCCCGGCGGTCCGGACTTTTACGAGGATGTCGAGGCCAACCTGCACGCGCAGAAGCAAACCAATATTGCCAAGGGCCTGGCCTGCGCCGCCGATCTGGAGGTCACACTGGATGATTCGCAGTCGCCGGGCACGGACAAGCTGCGGGTGCGGGTGATCAACCAGACCGGCCACAAACTGCCGACCGGTTACCCGGAAGGCCGCCGCATGTGGATCACCGTCGAGTTCTTTGACTGCACGGATTACAACACGCCGATGCAGGTGCTCGGCGGGTACGATCAGGTGACGGCGCACCTCGACGAGGACACGACAAAAGTCTATGAGATGAAAGCCGGTCTGGACGAAGCGCTCGCGCTGGCGCTGAACCGCCCGGCGGGCATTTCCAGCCACGCGATCCTGGCGAACAAGGTGTACAAGGACAATCGCATCCCCCCGCGGGGCTTCAGCAATCTCAAGTTCGCGGCGATCCAGGCCGAGCCGGTCGCCTATTCCTACGCCGACGGTCAATACTGGGACGACACGTATTTCGACATTCCGGGGTACGCCGTTCGCGCCCGCGTCTCGCTCTATTATCAGGCCACGAGCAAGGAATACATCGAGTTCCTGCGGGACAACAACCCCAACCCCGGCAATCCGCAGAACCGCGGGCAGTTCGCCTATGACATGTGGCTGGCACACGGCAAGAGCGCGCCGGTCAAGATGGCCGCCTACCCGCCGCCTGCCTGGCCCGACTGCAAGGTGAATCCCAACCCGGACTATCCCTGCGGTAATCCGGCCTCCGCCAACGGGACGATGAACATCGAGCTGAAGGGCGACGTGAACGGCAATCGCAGCGTCACCCTGGATGACATCCCCGGCTTCGTGCAGGTGCTGCTGGGTGCCGACACCGATCCGCGGCACATCTGCGCGGCCGACATGGATGATTCCGAAGCGGCCGACGGACTGGACGTCGCGGGTTTCGTCGACGCGTTGCTTGCCCCCTGATTCGGTAGCACCCCAGCAACAATACGTTTCGGGGCAGTTGTCTCGCGGCTCGTATGCCGCCGCGGTCCGCGTGCGGCCGTTGAATTTTACGGGTTGGAACGGATTTGTCTCGCGCGCCAGCTCGTGGTAGAGTGCGACGCTTTAACCGCGGGAAGCGAGCATGAAACTCACCGACCACCTCACGCCGACCCTGATCAAGGTCCCTCTCGCTGCAACGGACAAGAAATCCGCCATCGCCGAGATGGTTGATCTGCTTGTGCAGGGCGGCGTCACCGAGTCGCGTGACACGCTGCTGACCGCCGTCATGGAGCGGGAGAATCAGCGTACGACCGGCATCGGTCTGGGCTTCGCCATTCCACACGCCAAGACCGACGCGGTGAAGACGCTGGTCATCGCGCTGGGCCGCACGGCGCAGCCGATCGATTTCGCGGCGATCGACGGAAAACCGGTGAATCTGATCGCGCTGCTGGTCAGCCCGTCGAACGCGACAAGCCAGCACATCCAGGCGTTGGCGCGGTTGAGCCGAATGGTCACCAGCGCATCCCTTCTTCAGAAGCTGCTCGACGCCCCCGACGCCCGGGCGCTCTACGATCTCATCGCTGCCTCCGACAACGCGGCGTGATTCACCCTAAAGCGGCGCTGGATCAGGAACGGAATCGCGGGGTGGAATCGCTGTGTGCGGTACCGAGGCACCGCAGTCATGCGGCGGAATGGGATCGCTCTCCAGGATTTGAATTGCCCGCTCTTTGATGGCGCGCGGGTCCAAACGGGCGGTGCCCGCCCTGTGGTGCTTCGAGAGTGCGCGCTCTGCTGTAGTACGCCAACGTCACATTACATCGGCGTTTCGGTCGGGAACAGATTGGCGAGGTCGCCGGAGATCAGCTTGATCACGAAGTTGATCATGAAAAGGATGATGTAAATCGGGAAGAAACCGCCCAATCCGCCGCCGATGCCGGGGAGTCCGAACATGATATCCCTCCGTTGAGTATCGAAGTTTTTCTTTTACGCCGGTTGCGTCAGGCCGGAATCGTCGCAGGGCGCGGACTGCGCGTCAAGCGGCGGGTGTGTTCCCGGCATGGTTGCGTTTGGACCGGGCCGCGCGCGTCCGCAACTCGAAGATCCGCCGTGGCGGGCGGGATCGAATTCGCCGACGCGAGGAACCCGCTCCCCGACGGTCGCGGTTCGGATATGCGATGCCAAGGAGTTTGCGGCGATCAGTCCCGCAGGTCGGATTGCTCGTCAATCAAGTCAGGCACACCGTTGTCATCATCGAGATCGGCCGTGCCGAATTGATCGTCATCCTCCGCGTCCATGTCGCCGCGGAAGGCGCCCGACTCGACTTCGTGATCGCGCTGTTTCTTGATCTGATCCCATTCTTTTTGCGACAGCAGGACTTCGCGCGCCTGGCTGCCCTTGTATTCGCCGACGATACCGGCGGCCGCCATCTGATCGATCAGGCGGCTCGCGCGTGAGTAACCGATTTCCAGTCGGCGCTGGAGGAGGCTGACGCTGCCGCGACCGGTCTCGACCATGATGTCGACGGCGCGGTCAAAGAGCGGATCGCGCTCGCCCTCGCCTTCGCTGCCGGTCGGGCGGAGTCGCACCAGCTCGTGATGGAATTGCGGCTGGGCCTTGGCGGCGAGGTCCTTCAACACGGCGCGCAGCTCATCGTCCTCGATGTACGTTCCCTGCGCGCGAACCAGTTTCGACGAACCCGGCGGCAGGAAGAGCATGTCGCCCTCGCCCATCAGCACCTCGGCGCCGTTCTGATCGAGCACGATGCGCGAATCCATGCGCGACGAGACGCGGAACGACATGCGGCAGGGCAGGTTGCTCTTGATGAGGCCGGTCACGACGTTGGCCTGCGGCCGCTGCGTGGCGACGATGAGATGGACGCCGACGGCGCGGCTCTTTTGCGCCAGGCGCGAGAGGTGATACTCGACTTCCTTGCCGGCGGTCATCATCAGGTCGGCCAATTCGTCGATGATGATGACGATGTACGGCAGGTGCGTGGGAATCTGGCGGCGTTCCTCTTCGCTGGTCGGCTGGAATCGGTTGTAGACTTCTTCCTTGCCGAGCTTGTTGAAGCTGGCGATGTCGCGGACGCCGGCCTCGGCGAGCAGCTCGTAGCGTTCGTCCATTTTCTGCGTCGCCCATTCGAGAATCATCTCGGCGCGCTGCATGTCGGTGACGATCGGGCACATCAGGTGCGGGATTTCCTTGAAGACCGACAGCTCGACCATTTTCGGATCAACGAGAATGAGTTTCACGTGATCGGGCCGCTGGGTCATGAGAATCGACATGACCAGCGTGTTGATGGCGACGCTCTTGCCGCTGCCGGTCGTGCCGGCGACGAGCATGTGCGGCATCGTGGCGATGTCGACGATCAGCGGATCGCCGCTGGCGTTCTTGCCGATGAACACAGGCAGCGCCATCTTGGTCGGCTTGACGCCGCCGAGCATGATCAGCTCTTTCAGCCGCACCTTTTCCTTTTCGGTGTTGGGCACTTCGATCCCGATGGTGTTCTTGCCGGGGATCGGCGCAACGACGCGCACGGCCGGTGCTTTCAGCGCGCGGGCGATGTCGTTGGCCAGCGACTGAATCTGGCTGACTTTCGTGCCGGCCGACAGCTCCAGTTCGAACATGGTGATGACCGGTCCGGTGTCGATCTCGACGACTTTGACCTCGATGCGAAACTCGGCGAGCGTGCGCTCGAGGATGGCCGCCTTCTCGCGGATGACGCCTTCCTGACCGGCGGTGAAGCGCGATTCGGGATCGCGGCACAGCGACAGCGGCGGCAGCACGTAGTCGCCCAGTTCGGTCGGCCAGGCGCTCTTGGGCGCTTTTCCTTCGACGCGGTCGCGCCCGAGCATCTTGATGATCAGCTCGCGTTCGGGCGCCTTGAGCTTGGCGGGCGCGTCGGCTTCGGCGCTGGAATCGGGATCCACGTCGAGGGCGTCTTCGTCGACGGAATCGGCGACCACCGTTTCGGTTTCAGGATTGGCCGCGTCGTCGGCGGGTTTGTTGGAATCGGCCTGTTCGGTGGCCGGCACGGCGGCGGGCTTGCGCTTGCGCGGCGCGTCGGGCGGGGCGAGCGTGGCCGAGTTGCCCGCGCCCATCATGACCGGCGTGAGCCGGCCGCGAGCGGGCGAAGCGGATCGCACGGCGTCACCCAATCGATTGAACTGCCCGCGCAGCAGGCCTACGGTGCCGGGCAATCGGCGGAGCAGGTCTTCCACGGTGAGCAACAGGCCGATGATCGTGGCGGCGAGCAGGACGAGTCCGGCGCCGAATCGCGAGAATCCGCGTGTCAGAGTGGTGGCAACGGCGATGCCGAGGATTCCGCCGGGGCCTTCGACCAGCGCATCGGCGTGGTTTCCGCGGAACATGGCCGCCCACGACGCGGTGGCGGCGACCAGCACCGCCAGCCCGGCCGCGCGAAGCTTCCAGCCCGTTACTTCGCGGCGCGACAGCCGCCAGCCCGCGGCGAGCGAAAGGAACGCAATCAACGGATAAACGCCCTCGCCGAGATAGTGAAAGGCATGAAAGGCGATCCAGGCGCCGATGCGGCCGCAGCCGTTGCGGACCGGCTCGGCGTGTGGCCAGACGGCGGAGTTTGGCCAGTCCGCAGGATCAAAGGTAAGAATGGCGACCCACGCGATGGTGCAAAAGACCAGCGCCGCGATGAGCCGGCAGTTGCGAAGCGTTTGGCGATGCGAATCAGTGCGTGTCACGAGCGGTCGATCCCCGGTGGGTTGAGAGCGGTCGTAAGTTCAGAAACCGCGCGCGGACCCGTCGCGCGGAAGTGCTTTTCACTACTGGAACTATCGGCATGGGCAGGGCGATTCCTCCATGCGAGGCATCGGAAATGGAGTTGGCGCCAGCGCGAGTGAATCATGCGGCTCTGTGATGGTTTTTCACGATCGCCGATCCCGCAATCCCTTGAATTGGTGAGGTGATTTTGCTACGCTCCGGACTGGGTATCGCGAGACCGACAGGCAGGCGAGTTTCTCCGACTTTGCAACACGGAGCGGGTCATGTCCCTGCGGAGAACGTGCGCGCTGACGGCTGTGCTGGACAGTGACACGTTACGGCTCGATATCGACGGTCAGGCGACCCTCATTCGTCTGATGGACGTGCATCCGCCGCGCGCCCGGGCCGGGGGCAGTCAACCGGCGACGGCGGCCGGTCGGAGGACCCTGCGCTGGTTGCGCGAGGTGATCTTCAAGGGCGTTGAGGAAGTTCAGATCGAGTTCTACCCCGACGCGCCGCCGGTCTCAAACAGCGGCAAGCGGCTGGCGCATGTGTTCGTGCGCGGCGAGCATTTGAACGAGCGGATGGTGCGCGAAGGGTTCAGCCCGTATTTCCAGAAATACGGACATTCGTTGCATCATCACCACGCGTTGCAGTCGGCCGAGATGTGGGCGCGGTACGAGGGCGTCGGCATCTGGAGCGAACTGGGCAGCGCGGCGCACTACGGCGCGCTGAAGCGATACTGGGAGCTGCGCGCCGGGCAGGTCAACGGATTTCGCATCGCGCGGCATCTGGGGGAGGAGATTCTCGGCGCGCGGTCGCATTATGACGACATCCTCGAGCGCGCTCGGGCCAATGCCCACGCGATTCTCTTCGCCGAGGCGGCGCGGGCGTACCACCTCGCCGACGGATCGATGCTGTTGCAACTGGGCAGCCCGCAGCAGGCCATGTCGGCCGTATTCCCGCCGCGAGCGCACGCGATCGGCGCGTTCGTCGAGCGTGAGTTCGTCGGCGATGGAAAATTGAATTATCTCTATTTTTCCGGCCGCATGCACCTGGCCGACGGCCAGCCGCAGATCGTGATCGACGGATTGGAGCAGATCAGCACGACGCCGCTCAAATCGGCGTAAGGCACGCAGTCCGGGATCAGCTCATAATCCTCCGCGGCGGGTGGCGCGGGCGATGTCCTTCAGGTCCTGCTTTTTGCGTTCATCCTGACGTTTGTCGCGATTGACCTTGCCGCGGGCCAGGGCCAGTTCGACCTTCGCCAGCCCGCGGTTGTTGAAATAGACACTTAATGGAATCAACGTCTGCCCCTTGATCGTGACGCGGGCCAGGAGCTTCTTGATCTCCCGCTTGTGCAGCAGGAGCCGCTTGGGACGCTTGGGATCGTGGTTGAACTGATTACCCTGTTTATAGGGCTGTATCTGGAAATTAATGAGCATGACCTGGCCGGCGTCGATCCGGGCGTAAGCCTCGGCGATGCTGGCGTCCCCGGCACGTAAAGCCTTGACCTCGGTGCCTTTAAGGGCGATTCCGGCTTCGATCCGCTCCAGAATCTCGAAGTTCAACCTGGCCTTTTTGTTGGTCAGGCGGGGAGATTCGGCTTTCTTTGACTTGGAACTATCTTTTGACACGATAAAATCTTATGAGAATCTCCGGCGCCTCGCAATCACCCGTCAAAGGTGCCACCGTCCGATGGGCGAAAAGTATACTATGAGTGAAGACATGGTAGCCAATCGGCCATGCGACGAACGGAGCAGTCCTGCCCGCGAGCGCGAGTTGATCGAGCGCGCGCAGCAGGGGTGCGCCGCCAGTGCGCACGAGCTGATCGTCCTGCATCAGGATCGGCTGTTCGCGTTCGTCTGG from the Planctomycetia bacterium genome contains:
- the smpB gene encoding SsrA-binding protein SmpB, translated to MSKDSSKSKKAESPRLTNKKARLNFEILERIEAGIALKGTEVKALRAGDASIAEAYARIDAGQVMLINFQIQPYKQGNQFNHDPKRPKRLLLHKREIKKLLARVTIKGQTLIPLSVYFNNRGLAKVELALARGKVNRDKRQDERKKQDLKDIARATRRGGL
- a CDS encoding DNA translocase FtsK; translation: MTRTDSHRQTLRNCRLIAALVFCTIAWVAILTFDPADWPNSAVWPHAEPVRNGCGRIGAWIAFHAFHYLGEGVYPLIAFLSLAAGWRLSRREVTGWKLRAAGLAVLVAATASWAAMFRGNHADALVEGPGGILGIAVATTLTRGFSRFGAGLVLLAATIIGLLLTVEDLLRRLPGTVGLLRGQFNRLGDAVRSASPARGRLTPVMMGAGNSATLAPPDAPRKRKPAAVPATEQADSNKPADDAANPETETVVADSVDEDALDVDPDSSAEADAPAKLKAPERELIIKMLGRDRVEGKAPKSAWPTELGDYVLPPLSLCRDPESRFTAGQEGVIREKAAILERTLAEFRIEVKVVEIDTGPVITMFELELSAGTKVSQIQSLANDIARALKAPAVRVVAPIPGKNTIGIEVPNTEKEKVRLKELIMLGGVKPTKMALPVFIGKNASGDPLIVDIATMPHMLVAGTTGSGKSVAINTLVMSILMTQRPDHVKLILVDPKMVELSVFKEIPHLMCPIVTDMQRAEMILEWATQKMDERYELLAEAGVRDIASFNKLGKEEVYNRFQPTSEEERRQIPTHLPYIVIIIDELADLMMTAGKEVEYHLSRLAQKSRAVGVHLIVATQRPQANVVTGLIKSNLPCRMSFRVSSRMDSRIVLDQNGAEVLMGEGDMLFLPPGSSKLVRAQGTYIEDDELRAVLKDLAAKAQPQFHHELVRLRPTGSEGEGERDPLFDRAVDIMVETGRGSVSLLQRRLEIGYSRASRLIDQMAAAGIVGEYKGSQAREVLLSQKEWDQIKKQRDHEVESGAFRGDMDAEDDDQFGTADLDDDNGVPDLIDEQSDLRD
- the hutU gene encoding urocanate hydratase: MLTTIPDGQSQSAPREIRAPRGNTLTCKGWHQEAALRMLHNNLDPEVAEDPERLIVYGGTGKAARSWPDFDRIVRALRELENDETLLVQSGRAVGIVRTHEAAPRVLISNSMLVPKWATWEEFRKLEAMGLTMYGQMTAGSWIYIGTQGILQGTYETFGACARKHFGGTGKQDCGTGISPVNTPSPSQGEGRGEGLLAGKLIVTGGLGGMGGAQPLAGTMHGAVVLCAEVDRERIDKRLKTRYLDRVAGGIAEGIDEALRVKAARQAVSIAVVANAADLLRELVRRGVTPDLLTDQTSAHDPLNGYVPNGLPYDAALALRKSDPERYRRESMRTMAEHVACMLELQRRGAITFDYGNNIRAFAKEAAETGLARFEDLNPLFAIRNATFDPFAIPGFVPEYIRPLFCEGAGPFRWCALSGDPADIAVTDETILKLFPNNEHLARWITLAGERIAFQGLPARICWLGYGERAKAGLAFNELVRTGKVKAPIVIGRDHLDCGSVASPNRETEGMKDGSDAIADWPILNALANTACGASWVSVHHGGGVGIGYSIHAGMVAVADGTKLADERLARVLTCDPAMGVFRHVDAGYERAEDVAEERGVHLPGR
- a CDS encoding thermonuclease family protein, producing MSLRRTCALTAVLDSDTLRLDIDGQATLIRLMDVHPPRARAGGSQPATAAGRRTLRWLREVIFKGVEEVQIEFYPDAPPVSNSGKRLAHVFVRGEHLNERMVREGFSPYFQKYGHSLHHHHALQSAEMWARYEGVGIWSELGSAAHYGALKRYWELRAGQVNGFRIARHLGEEILGARSHYDDILERARANAHAILFAEAARAYHLADGSMLLQLGSPQQAMSAVFPPRAHAIGAFVEREFVGDGKLNYLYFSGRMHLADGQPQIVIDGLEQISTTPLKSA
- a CDS encoding PTS sugar transporter subunit IIA; protein product: MKLTDHLTPTLIKVPLAATDKKSAIAEMVDLLVQGGVTESRDTLLTAVMERENQRTTGIGLGFAIPHAKTDAVKTLVIALGRTAQPIDFAAIDGKPVNLIALLVSPSNATSQHIQALARLSRMVTSASLLQKLLDAPDARALYDLIAASDNAA